From one Gossypium hirsutum isolate 1008001.06 chromosome D08, Gossypium_hirsutum_v2.1, whole genome shotgun sequence genomic stretch:
- the LOC107937443 gene encoding uncharacterized protein isoform X3 — protein sequence MDDRGGSFVAVRRISQGLERENSCHSTPAAEENHLFEDEVVLAEVVAGSAAWLSRGLSCVCAQRRESDARPSFDLTPSEEECLQRLQNHIDIAYDSSIPEHQEALRALWNAVFPEEELHGLISEQWKEMGWQGKDPSTDFRGGGFISLENLLFFARHFPKSFKDLLWKQEGDRSAWEYPFAVAGVNITFMLIQMLDLEADCDESHASPTGKGVFTGRYNTSGGTALVQSSYTIVESFNQDHWNGWDRIWPCLA from the exons ATGGACGATAGAGGAGGTTCCTTTGTAGCTGTTAGGAGGATTTCTCAAGGTCTCGAGCGAGAAAATTCATGTCATTCAACTCCTG CTGCTGAAGAGAACCATCTTTTTGAAGATGAGGTTGTGCTTG CTGAGGTTGTGGCAGGATCAGCAGCATGGTTGAGCAGAGGCCTTTCTTGTGTTTGTGCACAGAGAAGAGAGAGTGATGCTCGTCCATCATTTGATTTAACCCCTTCTGAG GAAGAATGCTTGCAGAGGCTGCAGAACCATATAGATATTGCCTATGATAGTTCAATCCCTGAGCATCAG GAAGCTTTAAGGGCCTTATGGAATGCTGTCTTCCCAGAAGAAGAGCTACACGGCTTAATATCCGAACAATGGAAGGAAATGGGGTGGCAAGGGAAAGATCCATCGACAGATTTTAG GGGTGGTGGTTTTATATCATTGGAGAACCTGTTATTCTTTGCTAGGCACTTTCCG AAATCCTTCAAGGATCTCCTTTGGAAGCAGGAAGGTGACCGGTCAGCGTGGGAATATCCCTTTGCCGTGGCCGGTGTGAACATTACATTCATGCTTATTCAGATGCTTGATCTTGAAGCAG ACTGTGATGAAAGCCACGCGTCACCAACTGGAAAGGGAGTTTTTACTGGAAGATATAACACGTCTGGAGGAACTGCCCTCGTACAGTCTTCTTACACTATAGTTGAAAG TTTCAACCAAGACCACTGGAATGGATGGGACAGAATTTGGCCTTGCCTAGCCTGA
- the LOC107937442 gene encoding RGG repeats nuclear RNA binding protein A, which translates to MSSSNPFDLLGDDDTGELSLLIAAQKKAAATAPSSVPKKGQAQSQTKPQAKLPSKPLPPAQAVREAKSEGIRGGGRGGRGCVGGRGGSGGYRRDFANDENSFSNSAELGQGAPEDGESRRPSERRGGYGGPRPYCGGGRRGGFSNGEIGDGERPRRVYERSSGTGRGNELEREGFGRGNWGTQTNELARVTEEVANEGNQNLGDEKLARDGDGGDADKESLTNELEEKEPEEKVMTLEEYEKLMEEKRKALQALKTEGRKVDAKEFESMQQLSNKKSNDEIFIIGDSFGSSIIDDLLGSDKDKRKEAYEKEERAKKSLSINEFLKPAERKRYYNPSGRGRGRVQGQDQGRGHSSRGFGGGNARSSMAAAPSIEDRSHFPTLGGK; encoded by the exons atgTCGAGCTCCAACCCGTTTGATTTATTGGGTGATGATGATACTGGGGAGCTCTCATTGCTGATCGCCGCTCAGAAAAAGGCTGCTGCCACCGCCCCCTCCAGCGTCCCTAAGAAAGGGCAGGCTCAATCTCAGACGAAGCCGCAGGCTAAGCTTCCCTCCAAGCCTCTCCCTCCTGCTCAGGCTG tgagGGAGGCGAAGAGTGAAGGTATTCGTGGTGGAGGCCGTGGTGGGCGTGGATGTGTAGGTGGGCGTGGTGGCAGTGGTGGATACAGACGTGATTTTGCCAATGATGAGAATTCATTCAGCAACAGTGCTGAACTCGGTCAAGGTGCACCTGAAGATGGTGAGAGTAGAAGGCCATCTGAAAGGCGTGGTGGCTACGGTGGTCCTCGACCTTATTGTGGTGGTGGTCGCCGTGGTGGTTTCAGTAATGGGGAAATTGGAGATGGGGAGAGACCTCGCAGGGTGTATGAACGCAGTAGTGGGACTGGACGCGG AAATGAGCTCGAACGTGAAGGCTTTGGTCGTGGGAATTGGGGAACTCAAACTAATGAACTTGCTCG GGTGACTGAAGAAGTTGCCAATGAAGGTAATCAGAATTTAGGTGATGAGAAGCTGGCAAGAGATGGTGATGGAGGAGATGCTGACAAGGAGAGCCTTACAAATGAACTTGAAGAAAAAGAACCCGAGGAAAAG GTGATGACTCTTGAGGAATATGAAAAGCTGATGGAAGAGAAGAGGAAGGCTCTGCAGGCACTGAAAACCGAGGGAAGAAAAGTAGATGCCAAGGAGTTTGAGTCAATGCAACAGCTTTCAAATAAGAAAAGTAATGATGAAATCTTCATCATTGGTGATTCCTTCGGGAGTTCTATCATCGACGACTTATTA GGATCTGATAAGGATAAGAGAAAAGAGGCTTATGAGAAAGAAGAGAGAGCTAAGAAG TCTTTGAGCATTAATGAATTTCTGAAGCCTGCTGAAAGGAAGAGGTACTACAATCCAAGTGGACGCGGAAGGGGTCGGGTTCAGGGTCAAGATCAAGGTCGCGGGCATAGCTCAAGAGGGTTTGGTGGAGGAAATGCAAGAAGTAGTATGGCAGCAGCACCTTCCATCGAAGACCGCAGTCATTTCCCTACTTTAGGTGGCAAGTGA
- the LOC107937443 gene encoding uncharacterized protein isoform X6, with protein MCDDAQICFAAEENHLFEDEVVLGTEFFLFVTAEVVAGSAAWLSRGLSCVCAQRRESDARPSFDLTPSEEECLQRLQNHIDIAYDSSIPEHQEALRALWNAVFPEEELHGLISEQWKEMGWQGKDPSTDFRGGGFISLENLLFFARHFPKSFKDLLWKQEGDRSAWEYPFAVAGVNITFMLIQMLDLEADCDESHASPTGKGVFTGRYNTSGGTALVQSSYTIVESFNQDHWNGWDRIWPCLA; from the exons ATGTGCGATGATGCTCAAATCTGTTTTG CTGCTGAAGAGAACCATCTTTTTGAAGATGAGGTTGTGCTTGGTACTG agttttttctttttgttacagCTGAGGTTGTGGCAGGATCAGCAGCATGGTTGAGCAGAGGCCTTTCTTGTGTTTGTGCACAGAGAAGAGAGAGTGATGCTCGTCCATCATTTGATTTAACCCCTTCTGAG GAAGAATGCTTGCAGAGGCTGCAGAACCATATAGATATTGCCTATGATAGTTCAATCCCTGAGCATCAG GAAGCTTTAAGGGCCTTATGGAATGCTGTCTTCCCAGAAGAAGAGCTACACGGCTTAATATCCGAACAATGGAAGGAAATGGGGTGGCAAGGGAAAGATCCATCGACAGATTTTAG GGGTGGTGGTTTTATATCATTGGAGAACCTGTTATTCTTTGCTAGGCACTTTCCG AAATCCTTCAAGGATCTCCTTTGGAAGCAGGAAGGTGACCGGTCAGCGTGGGAATATCCCTTTGCCGTGGCCGGTGTGAACATTACATTCATGCTTATTCAGATGCTTGATCTTGAAGCAG ACTGTGATGAAAGCCACGCGTCACCAACTGGAAAGGGAGTTTTTACTGGAAGATATAACACGTCTGGAGGAACTGCCCTCGTACAGTCTTCTTACACTATAGTTGAAAG TTTCAACCAAGACCACTGGAATGGATGGGACAGAATTTGGCCTTGCCTAGCCTGA
- the LOC107937447 gene encoding casein kinase II subunit beta-1 produces MYSHRDRGIGSSKSELIDRKRLVASLDKHLEKLSPCTSRGLNGKDKERSSLPSTSTGKSQLDHRDSRSTALSKARCSDEESETDTEESDVSGSDGDDTSWISWFCNLRGNEFFCEVDDEYIQDDFNLCGLSHQVPYYDYALDLILDIESSHGDMFTEEQNELVESAAEMLYGLIHVRYILTSKGMSAMLEKYKNYDFGRCPRVCCCGQPCLPVGQSDIPRSSTVKIYCPKCEDIYYPRSKYQGNIDGAYFGTTFPHLFLMTYGHLKPQKPTQNYIPRVFGFKIHKP; encoded by the exons atGTATAGTCATAGAGATCGAGGAATAGGTTCATCGAAATCGGAGCTAATCGATCGGAAGCGTCTAGTCGCTTCTTTGGATAAGCATCTAGAGAAGTTATCGCCGTGCACTTCGAGAGGCTTGAACGGCAAAGACAAAGAGAGATCCTCTTTGCCTTCAACTTCCACTGGTAAATCTCAGCTCGATCATCGCGATTCGCGTTCTACGGCTCTTTCTAAAGCCCGATGTTCCGATG AGGAATCTGAAACGGACACTGAAGAATCGGATGTTAGCGGTTCCGATGGAGATGACACATCTTGGATCTCGTGGTTTTGCAATTTGCGGGGCAATGAGTTTTTCTGTGAAGTTGATGATGAATACATCCAAGATGACTTTAATCTTTGTGGGTTGAGCCATCAAGTTCCGTATTATGATTATGCACTTGATTTGATTTTGGACATTGAATCTTCTCATG GCGATATGTTCACCGAAGAAcaaaatgaattggttgaatcaGCTGCTGAGATGTTGTATGGCCTTATACACGTCCGTTACATATTAACTAGCAAGGGAATGTCTGCTATG TTGGAGAAGTACAAAAACTATGACTTTGGAAGATGCCCGAGAGTTTGCTGCTGTGGGCAACCTTGTCTTCCAGTTGGTCAATCAGATATTCCTCGCTCGAGTACCGTGAAAATCTACTGCCCAAAATGTGAAGATATATATTACCCTCGATCCAAGTATCAAGGCA ATATTGACGGAGCATATTTCGGTACAACATTTCCACATCTGTTTCTGATGACATATGGGCACTTAAAGCCTCAAAAGCCAACTCAAAACTACATCCCACGAGTTTTCGGCTTCAAGATCCACAAGCCCTGA
- the LOC107937443 gene encoding uncharacterized protein isoform X4: MDDRGGSFVAVRRISQGLERENSCHSTPAAEENHLFEDEVVLGTEFFLFVTAEVVAGSAAWLSRGLSCVCAQRRESDARPSFDLTPSEEECLQRLQNHIDIAYDSSIPEHQEALRALWNAVFPEEELHGLISEQWKEMGWQGKDPSTDFRGGGFISLENLLFFARHFPKSFKDLLWKQEGDRSAWEYPFAVAGVNITFMLIQMLDLEADCDESHASPTGKGVFTGRYNTSGGTALVQSSYTIVERGSLPA; the protein is encoded by the exons ATGGACGATAGAGGAGGTTCCTTTGTAGCTGTTAGGAGGATTTCTCAAGGTCTCGAGCGAGAAAATTCATGTCATTCAACTCCTG CTGCTGAAGAGAACCATCTTTTTGAAGATGAGGTTGTGCTTGGTACTG agttttttctttttgttacagCTGAGGTTGTGGCAGGATCAGCAGCATGGTTGAGCAGAGGCCTTTCTTGTGTTTGTGCACAGAGAAGAGAGAGTGATGCTCGTCCATCATTTGATTTAACCCCTTCTGAG GAAGAATGCTTGCAGAGGCTGCAGAACCATATAGATATTGCCTATGATAGTTCAATCCCTGAGCATCAG GAAGCTTTAAGGGCCTTATGGAATGCTGTCTTCCCAGAAGAAGAGCTACACGGCTTAATATCCGAACAATGGAAGGAAATGGGGTGGCAAGGGAAAGATCCATCGACAGATTTTAG GGGTGGTGGTTTTATATCATTGGAGAACCTGTTATTCTTTGCTAGGCACTTTCCG AAATCCTTCAAGGATCTCCTTTGGAAGCAGGAAGGTGACCGGTCAGCGTGGGAATATCCCTTTGCCGTGGCCGGTGTGAACATTACATTCATGCTTATTCAGATGCTTGATCTTGAAGCAG ACTGTGATGAAAGCCACGCGTCACCAACTGGAAAGGGAGTTTTTACTGGAAGATATAACACGTCTGGAGGAACTGCCCTCGTACAGTCTTCTTACACTATAGTTGAAAG GGGAAGCTTACCAGCCTGA
- the LOC107937443 gene encoding uncharacterized protein isoform X7 translates to MDDRGGSFVAVRRISQGLERENSCHSTPAEVVAGSAAWLSRGLSCVCAQRRESDARPSFDLTPSEEECLQRLQNHIDIAYDSSIPEHQEALRALWNAVFPEEELHGLISEQWKEMGWQGKDPSTDFRGGGFISLENLLFFARHFPKSFKDLLWKQEGDRSAWEYPFAVAGVNITFMLIQMLDLEADCDESHASPTGKGVFTGRYNTSGGTALVQSSYTIVESFNQDHWNGWDRIWPCLA, encoded by the exons ATGGACGATAGAGGAGGTTCCTTTGTAGCTGTTAGGAGGATTTCTCAAGGTCTCGAGCGAGAAAATTCATGTCATTCAACTCCTG CTGAGGTTGTGGCAGGATCAGCAGCATGGTTGAGCAGAGGCCTTTCTTGTGTTTGTGCACAGAGAAGAGAGAGTGATGCTCGTCCATCATTTGATTTAACCCCTTCTGAG GAAGAATGCTTGCAGAGGCTGCAGAACCATATAGATATTGCCTATGATAGTTCAATCCCTGAGCATCAG GAAGCTTTAAGGGCCTTATGGAATGCTGTCTTCCCAGAAGAAGAGCTACACGGCTTAATATCCGAACAATGGAAGGAAATGGGGTGGCAAGGGAAAGATCCATCGACAGATTTTAG GGGTGGTGGTTTTATATCATTGGAGAACCTGTTATTCTTTGCTAGGCACTTTCCG AAATCCTTCAAGGATCTCCTTTGGAAGCAGGAAGGTGACCGGTCAGCGTGGGAATATCCCTTTGCCGTGGCCGGTGTGAACATTACATTCATGCTTATTCAGATGCTTGATCTTGAAGCAG ACTGTGATGAAAGCCACGCGTCACCAACTGGAAAGGGAGTTTTTACTGGAAGATATAACACGTCTGGAGGAACTGCCCTCGTACAGTCTTCTTACACTATAGTTGAAAG TTTCAACCAAGACCACTGGAATGGATGGGACAGAATTTGGCCTTGCCTAGCCTGA
- the LOC107937443 gene encoding uncharacterized protein isoform X9, with product MCDDAQICFAAEENHLFEDEVVLAEVVAGSAAWLSRGLSCVCAQRRESDARPSFDLTPSEEECLQRLQNHIDIAYDSSIPEHQEALRALWNAVFPEEELHGLISEQWKEMGWQGKDPSTDFRGGGFISLENLLFFARHFPKSFKDLLWKQEGDRSAWEYPFAVAGVNITFMLIQMLDLEADCDESHASPTGKGVFTGRYNTSGGTALVQSSYTIVESFNQDHWNGWDRIWPCLA from the exons ATGTGCGATGATGCTCAAATCTGTTTTG CTGCTGAAGAGAACCATCTTTTTGAAGATGAGGTTGTGCTTG CTGAGGTTGTGGCAGGATCAGCAGCATGGTTGAGCAGAGGCCTTTCTTGTGTTTGTGCACAGAGAAGAGAGAGTGATGCTCGTCCATCATTTGATTTAACCCCTTCTGAG GAAGAATGCTTGCAGAGGCTGCAGAACCATATAGATATTGCCTATGATAGTTCAATCCCTGAGCATCAG GAAGCTTTAAGGGCCTTATGGAATGCTGTCTTCCCAGAAGAAGAGCTACACGGCTTAATATCCGAACAATGGAAGGAAATGGGGTGGCAAGGGAAAGATCCATCGACAGATTTTAG GGGTGGTGGTTTTATATCATTGGAGAACCTGTTATTCTTTGCTAGGCACTTTCCG AAATCCTTCAAGGATCTCCTTTGGAAGCAGGAAGGTGACCGGTCAGCGTGGGAATATCCCTTTGCCGTGGCCGGTGTGAACATTACATTCATGCTTATTCAGATGCTTGATCTTGAAGCAG ACTGTGATGAAAGCCACGCGTCACCAACTGGAAAGGGAGTTTTTACTGGAAGATATAACACGTCTGGAGGAACTGCCCTCGTACAGTCTTCTTACACTATAGTTGAAAG TTTCAACCAAGACCACTGGAATGGATGGGACAGAATTTGGCCTTGCCTAGCCTGA
- the LOC107937443 gene encoding uncharacterized protein isoform X5, with the protein MDDRGGSFVAVRRISQGLERENSCHSTPAAEENHLFEDEVVLGTEFFLFVTAEVVAGSAAWLSRGLSCVCAQRRESDARPSFDLTPSEEECLQRLQNHIDIAYDSSIPEHQEALRALWNAVFPEEELHGLISEQWKEMGWQGKDPSTDFRGGGFISLENLLFFARHFPKSFKDLLWKQEGDRSAWEYPFAVAGVNITFMLIQMLDLEADCDESHASPTGKGVFTGRYNTSGGTALVQSSYTIVER; encoded by the exons ATGGACGATAGAGGAGGTTCCTTTGTAGCTGTTAGGAGGATTTCTCAAGGTCTCGAGCGAGAAAATTCATGTCATTCAACTCCTG CTGCTGAAGAGAACCATCTTTTTGAAGATGAGGTTGTGCTTGGTACTG agttttttctttttgttacagCTGAGGTTGTGGCAGGATCAGCAGCATGGTTGAGCAGAGGCCTTTCTTGTGTTTGTGCACAGAGAAGAGAGAGTGATGCTCGTCCATCATTTGATTTAACCCCTTCTGAG GAAGAATGCTTGCAGAGGCTGCAGAACCATATAGATATTGCCTATGATAGTTCAATCCCTGAGCATCAG GAAGCTTTAAGGGCCTTATGGAATGCTGTCTTCCCAGAAGAAGAGCTACACGGCTTAATATCCGAACAATGGAAGGAAATGGGGTGGCAAGGGAAAGATCCATCGACAGATTTTAG GGGTGGTGGTTTTATATCATTGGAGAACCTGTTATTCTTTGCTAGGCACTTTCCG AAATCCTTCAAGGATCTCCTTTGGAAGCAGGAAGGTGACCGGTCAGCGTGGGAATATCCCTTTGCCGTGGCCGGTGTGAACATTACATTCATGCTTATTCAGATGCTTGATCTTGAAGCAG ACTGTGATGAAAGCCACGCGTCACCAACTGGAAAGGGAGTTTTTACTGGAAGATATAACACGTCTGGAGGAACTGCCCTCGTACAGTCTTCTTACACTATAGTTGAAAG ATAA
- the LOC107937443 gene encoding ELMO domain-containing protein B isoform X11, with amino-acid sequence MDDRGGSFVAVRRISQGLERENSCHSTPAEVVAGSAAWLSRGLSCVCAQRRESDARPSFDLTPSEEECLQRLQNHIDIAYDSSIPEHQEALRALWNAVFPEEELHGLISEQWKEMGWQGKDPSTDFRGGGFISLENLLFFARHFPKSFKDLLWKQEGDRSAWEYPFAVAGVNITFMLIQMLDLEAVKPRTMVGAIFLKFLSGNAKNESAFDLLYCIAFKLMDRQWLAMCASYMDFNTVMKATRHQLEREFLLEDITRLEELPSYSLLTL; translated from the exons ATGGACGATAGAGGAGGTTCCTTTGTAGCTGTTAGGAGGATTTCTCAAGGTCTCGAGCGAGAAAATTCATGTCATTCAACTCCTG CTGAGGTTGTGGCAGGATCAGCAGCATGGTTGAGCAGAGGCCTTTCTTGTGTTTGTGCACAGAGAAGAGAGAGTGATGCTCGTCCATCATTTGATTTAACCCCTTCTGAG GAAGAATGCTTGCAGAGGCTGCAGAACCATATAGATATTGCCTATGATAGTTCAATCCCTGAGCATCAG GAAGCTTTAAGGGCCTTATGGAATGCTGTCTTCCCAGAAGAAGAGCTACACGGCTTAATATCCGAACAATGGAAGGAAATGGGGTGGCAAGGGAAAGATCCATCGACAGATTTTAG GGGTGGTGGTTTTATATCATTGGAGAACCTGTTATTCTTTGCTAGGCACTTTCCG AAATCCTTCAAGGATCTCCTTTGGAAGCAGGAAGGTGACCGGTCAGCGTGGGAATATCCCTTTGCCGTGGCCGGTGTGAACATTACATTCATGCTTATTCAGATGCTTGATCTTGAAGCAG TCAAACCAAGAACAATGGTTGGAGCAATTTTCTTGAAGTTCCTCTCAGGGAATGCCA AAAACGAATCAGCATTTGACCTTCTCTATTGTATCGCATTCAAGCTAATGGATCGTCAATGGCTTGCTATGTGTGCATCTTACATGGACTTCAAT ACTGTGATGAAAGCCACGCGTCACCAACTGGAAAGGGAGTTTTTACTGGAAGATATAACACGTCTGGAGGAACTGCCCTCGTACAGTCTTCTTACACTATAG
- the LOC107937443 gene encoding uncharacterized protein isoform X1, giving the protein MDDRGGSFVAVRRISQGLERENSCHSTPAAEENHLFEDEVVLGTEFFLFVTAEVVAGSAAWLSRGLSCVCAQRRESDARPSFDLTPSEEECLQRLQNHIDIAYDSSIPEHQEALRALWNAVFPEEELHGLISEQWKEMGWQGKDPSTDFRGGGFISLENLLFFARHFPKSFKDLLWKQEGDRSAWEYPFAVAGVNITFMLIQMLDLEADCDESHASPTGKGVFTGRYNTSGGTALVQSSYTIVESFNQDHWNGWDRIWPCLA; this is encoded by the exons ATGGACGATAGAGGAGGTTCCTTTGTAGCTGTTAGGAGGATTTCTCAAGGTCTCGAGCGAGAAAATTCATGTCATTCAACTCCTG CTGCTGAAGAGAACCATCTTTTTGAAGATGAGGTTGTGCTTGGTACTG agttttttctttttgttacagCTGAGGTTGTGGCAGGATCAGCAGCATGGTTGAGCAGAGGCCTTTCTTGTGTTTGTGCACAGAGAAGAGAGAGTGATGCTCGTCCATCATTTGATTTAACCCCTTCTGAG GAAGAATGCTTGCAGAGGCTGCAGAACCATATAGATATTGCCTATGATAGTTCAATCCCTGAGCATCAG GAAGCTTTAAGGGCCTTATGGAATGCTGTCTTCCCAGAAGAAGAGCTACACGGCTTAATATCCGAACAATGGAAGGAAATGGGGTGGCAAGGGAAAGATCCATCGACAGATTTTAG GGGTGGTGGTTTTATATCATTGGAGAACCTGTTATTCTTTGCTAGGCACTTTCCG AAATCCTTCAAGGATCTCCTTTGGAAGCAGGAAGGTGACCGGTCAGCGTGGGAATATCCCTTTGCCGTGGCCGGTGTGAACATTACATTCATGCTTATTCAGATGCTTGATCTTGAAGCAG ACTGTGATGAAAGCCACGCGTCACCAACTGGAAAGGGAGTTTTTACTGGAAGATATAACACGTCTGGAGGAACTGCCCTCGTACAGTCTTCTTACACTATAGTTGAAAG TTTCAACCAAGACCACTGGAATGGATGGGACAGAATTTGGCCTTGCCTAGCCTGA
- the LOC107937443 gene encoding uncharacterized protein isoform X2 — MDDRGGSFVAVRRISQGLERENSCHSTPAAEENHLFEDEVVLGTAEVVAGSAAWLSRGLSCVCAQRRESDARPSFDLTPSEEECLQRLQNHIDIAYDSSIPEHQEALRALWNAVFPEEELHGLISEQWKEMGWQGKDPSTDFRGGGFISLENLLFFARHFPKSFKDLLWKQEGDRSAWEYPFAVAGVNITFMLIQMLDLEADCDESHASPTGKGVFTGRYNTSGGTALVQSSYTIVESFNQDHWNGWDRIWPCLA, encoded by the exons ATGGACGATAGAGGAGGTTCCTTTGTAGCTGTTAGGAGGATTTCTCAAGGTCTCGAGCGAGAAAATTCATGTCATTCAACTCCTG CTGCTGAAGAGAACCATCTTTTTGAAGATGAGGTTGTGCTTGGTACTG CTGAGGTTGTGGCAGGATCAGCAGCATGGTTGAGCAGAGGCCTTTCTTGTGTTTGTGCACAGAGAAGAGAGAGTGATGCTCGTCCATCATTTGATTTAACCCCTTCTGAG GAAGAATGCTTGCAGAGGCTGCAGAACCATATAGATATTGCCTATGATAGTTCAATCCCTGAGCATCAG GAAGCTTTAAGGGCCTTATGGAATGCTGTCTTCCCAGAAGAAGAGCTACACGGCTTAATATCCGAACAATGGAAGGAAATGGGGTGGCAAGGGAAAGATCCATCGACAGATTTTAG GGGTGGTGGTTTTATATCATTGGAGAACCTGTTATTCTTTGCTAGGCACTTTCCG AAATCCTTCAAGGATCTCCTTTGGAAGCAGGAAGGTGACCGGTCAGCGTGGGAATATCCCTTTGCCGTGGCCGGTGTGAACATTACATTCATGCTTATTCAGATGCTTGATCTTGAAGCAG ACTGTGATGAAAGCCACGCGTCACCAACTGGAAAGGGAGTTTTTACTGGAAGATATAACACGTCTGGAGGAACTGCCCTCGTACAGTCTTCTTACACTATAGTTGAAAG TTTCAACCAAGACCACTGGAATGGATGGGACAGAATTTGGCCTTGCCTAGCCTGA
- the LOC107937443 gene encoding uncharacterized protein isoform X10: MCDDAQICFAEVVAGSAAWLSRGLSCVCAQRRESDARPSFDLTPSEEECLQRLQNHIDIAYDSSIPEHQEALRALWNAVFPEEELHGLISEQWKEMGWQGKDPSTDFRGGGFISLENLLFFARHFPKSFKDLLWKQEGDRSAWEYPFAVAGVNITFMLIQMLDLEADCDESHASPTGKGVFTGRYNTSGGTALVQSSYTIVESFNQDHWNGWDRIWPCLA, encoded by the exons ATGTGCGATGATGCTCAAATCTGTTTTG CTGAGGTTGTGGCAGGATCAGCAGCATGGTTGAGCAGAGGCCTTTCTTGTGTTTGTGCACAGAGAAGAGAGAGTGATGCTCGTCCATCATTTGATTTAACCCCTTCTGAG GAAGAATGCTTGCAGAGGCTGCAGAACCATATAGATATTGCCTATGATAGTTCAATCCCTGAGCATCAG GAAGCTTTAAGGGCCTTATGGAATGCTGTCTTCCCAGAAGAAGAGCTACACGGCTTAATATCCGAACAATGGAAGGAAATGGGGTGGCAAGGGAAAGATCCATCGACAGATTTTAG GGGTGGTGGTTTTATATCATTGGAGAACCTGTTATTCTTTGCTAGGCACTTTCCG AAATCCTTCAAGGATCTCCTTTGGAAGCAGGAAGGTGACCGGTCAGCGTGGGAATATCCCTTTGCCGTGGCCGGTGTGAACATTACATTCATGCTTATTCAGATGCTTGATCTTGAAGCAG ACTGTGATGAAAGCCACGCGTCACCAACTGGAAAGGGAGTTTTTACTGGAAGATATAACACGTCTGGAGGAACTGCCCTCGTACAGTCTTCTTACACTATAGTTGAAAG TTTCAACCAAGACCACTGGAATGGATGGGACAGAATTTGGCCTTGCCTAGCCTGA
- the LOC107937443 gene encoding uncharacterized protein isoform X8 produces MCDDAQICFAAEENHLFEDEVVLGTAEVVAGSAAWLSRGLSCVCAQRRESDARPSFDLTPSEEECLQRLQNHIDIAYDSSIPEHQEALRALWNAVFPEEELHGLISEQWKEMGWQGKDPSTDFRGGGFISLENLLFFARHFPKSFKDLLWKQEGDRSAWEYPFAVAGVNITFMLIQMLDLEADCDESHASPTGKGVFTGRYNTSGGTALVQSSYTIVESFNQDHWNGWDRIWPCLA; encoded by the exons ATGTGCGATGATGCTCAAATCTGTTTTG CTGCTGAAGAGAACCATCTTTTTGAAGATGAGGTTGTGCTTGGTACTG CTGAGGTTGTGGCAGGATCAGCAGCATGGTTGAGCAGAGGCCTTTCTTGTGTTTGTGCACAGAGAAGAGAGAGTGATGCTCGTCCATCATTTGATTTAACCCCTTCTGAG GAAGAATGCTTGCAGAGGCTGCAGAACCATATAGATATTGCCTATGATAGTTCAATCCCTGAGCATCAG GAAGCTTTAAGGGCCTTATGGAATGCTGTCTTCCCAGAAGAAGAGCTACACGGCTTAATATCCGAACAATGGAAGGAAATGGGGTGGCAAGGGAAAGATCCATCGACAGATTTTAG GGGTGGTGGTTTTATATCATTGGAGAACCTGTTATTCTTTGCTAGGCACTTTCCG AAATCCTTCAAGGATCTCCTTTGGAAGCAGGAAGGTGACCGGTCAGCGTGGGAATATCCCTTTGCCGTGGCCGGTGTGAACATTACATTCATGCTTATTCAGATGCTTGATCTTGAAGCAG ACTGTGATGAAAGCCACGCGTCACCAACTGGAAAGGGAGTTTTTACTGGAAGATATAACACGTCTGGAGGAACTGCCCTCGTACAGTCTTCTTACACTATAGTTGAAAG TTTCAACCAAGACCACTGGAATGGATGGGACAGAATTTGGCCTTGCCTAGCCTGA